AAATCCCCTTCCAGTTCTTCCGAAAAAAGAGTTTTCATCGCAACCCTCGCCGTCAAAGCCATCATTTCCTGACTCATATCCAGTTCTTGACCTCTCTTTCCTTCGAGATCTATAGCATAGCTCTCCACCAGTTCCCGCATATTGGAAAACAGCCCATCCAGGCTTTTCTTGTAAAAGGTAGGCTGAGCAATCCGTCTCTGCTTTCGCCAGAAGTCTCCCCTACTCGTTACCAAACCTTTCCCCAAAAGCATCCCCAGATCATCATATGCCTGGTCCTTTCGATAATTCTTCTGATTTCCTTGCAGAACATATCGAATCAAACCTGGATTGCTGGTCATCAATGCTTTTCCTATTGGAAATACACCATAAAAGGTATCTCCATAGGTTTCGAAATTTTTGGACGCATATTCAAGTGGACTACGCACAAATTCGAAGGTGCCTTTGGTAAGCCAGTGTCCATGGTATTCGGGAAAAGTAGTGGGCATAGGTTAGATTTTTGGAAGAGTCAGGACTTAAATCAGAAAGTAAAAATAGATTTTTTTTACTTTCGCTGGTAAATAGTAACTCATGAATAAAATCAAACAATTTTTCTTTTCGACTACAGAGGATAGCCCCATGGCTGATTTGGGACTATTAATTCTTAGAGTAGGAGCAGGTTTATCTTTGGCTTTTGGGCACGGTTTGGGGAAAATTCCTGCAACAGAAGGTTTCATTGAGGGAGTAGGGAAAATGGGCTTTGCCATGCCTGCTCTATTTGCCTGGGCCGCTGCTTTGTCCGAATTTTTAGGAGGAATTTTCATCGCATTGGGATTTGCCACAAAGCCCAGCTCTGTACTTATTACCATCACGATGCTTGTAGCTGCTTTTATAAGACATGCTGAAGATCCTTTTGGAAGAAAAGAAAAAGCCATCCTCTTTGCGCTAATTGCTATTTATCTCCTGCTTAAAGGAGCAGGGAAATACAGCCTGGATGAGCTTATTTATAATCGGATGATGTAATGACAGAATATTCTAAAAGCGAAATCTCTCAACTGCTTGTTGGCTTTATTGATCAAAAGCTTACAAAAGAACAATGGACACATGAAGCTCATTTGATTGTAGGCTGTCATTATTGTTCGCAATACTCCTTTCATGAAACTTTGATTTATCTACGCTCTGGAATCATTGCGCTCAATGTTTCTATGGGAGTAGAAAATACAGCAGATAGTGGTTATCATGAAAGCCTGACGGTTTTCTGGATATGGGTAATCTCCAGCTATATTCAACAAAAGCAGGATCAGGATTTAGCGACTATCGTCAATGGCTTTTTGAATAGTCCTCTGGCATCCAAAAAGTTGCCATTAGAATTTTATAGCAAAGATTGTTTATTTCAGTTGAAAGCAAGGGCAAGGTTCGTGGAACCGGATATTTTGCCCTTTAAGCCTAAAAATCTGAAGTTAGAATAAAGATTTATGAGATATTTACTACTACTACTCATTGCAGTTGCCATTACAGCCTGCCATACACCTGCAAGTCAGGAAACAGCTGATAAAGCTCCCACACACAGTCCTGAATTAGCTTTTACCCCCAATATTGTATGGATAGTGGCCGAGGACCTAAGTCCTTTTCTGCCCGATTGGGGCGACCCTACGGTAGAAACACCTAATATCAGTCGTTTGGTGGCAGAAGGAGTGAAATACACCCATGTTTTTTCACCTTCCGGAGTTTGCGCGCCCAGTCGTGCTGCGATTTCGACTGGCATGTATCCAGCGAGTATTGGGGCTCATCATATGCGAACCGGAGGAAATCCCGCCTACTTTCCAAAAGGCCTCACTCCTTACGAAGCCTTGCCCGATCCGGAAGTTCAGATGCATAGTGAGCGTTTGAGAAGGGCCGGATATTATTGTAGCAATAATGCCAAGGAAGATCTGCAATACAAAAAAACACCAACGGCCTGGGATGAAAGCAGCCGAACAGCCCATTGGAAAAACCGCAAAGCCGGACAGCCATTCTTTGCCATTTTCAATTTAGGAGTTACTCATGAATCTCAAATCTGGGCCAAAGCAGAGGATTCTCTTTGGGTGGATGAAGACCTGAACGTCAATGTACCTCCTTATTTGCCAGACAATGAAGTCGGACAGACAGATGTTCGCCGCATGTACTCCAATATCAAAGTTATGGACTCCCAGGTTGGAAAGCTTTTAGCTGAACTGGAAGCTGCAAACTTGATGGATAGTACGATCATATTCTGGTATTCAGATCATGGCGGTCCCCTACCCCGCATGAAACGCCTGGTTTATGATTCAGGCATTCGGCTTCCGATGGTAATTCGCTTTCCCAATAAATTCAGAGCAGGTGAAACGGATGAGCAGTTTGTGAGTTTTATTGACTTCAAGCCAACGATCATGTCATTGGCGGGAATAGAGCCAGGAGAATATCTGGATGGAAAAGCCTTTTTAGGGAAATATGCCCGAAAGGAGGAAGCCCAATATGTACATGCCGGAGGAGATCGCTTTGATGCCAAATATGATATGGTCCGGGCGGTTCGAGATAAGCAATATAAATACATCCGAAACTATCAGCCGGAAAAACCTATGTATTTGCCCGTTGCTTATAGGGAAAATATGCCGGTGATGAAAGAACTGCTTCGTATGCGAGATGCGGGAGAATTAAATGAAGTACAGGCACTATGGTTCAAGGAGAGTAAAGCCCCTTTCGAATTTTATGATTTGGAAAAGGATCCTCATGAGGTCAATAATCTGGCTGAAGACCCTGCCTATGCTGATAAAATCAAAGAATTGAGTGATGAGATGGATCGATGGATGGGGGAAATTAAAGACAGAGGCCTGATCGAGGAACATGAATATTTGGAATCCATCTGGCCTGGACAAATTCAGCCGGAAACAGCTGCTCCTATTATTGCAGAGGAAAATGGCAAGATCAGCCTGAATTCTTCTACTGCAGGAGCTTCTATTGGCTATCAGATATTGGAAGCAGGAGAGGAAGTTGGCGAAAGATGGGAAGTCTATGAGGAACCTTTTGAGCTTGCTGATGGGAAAAGCCTGCTAGCAGTCGCTCATCGGATCGGCTATAAGCGAAGTGAGATAGTTGAAAAATAGTAACACCCAAAATACCATAAGAAAAAAGGCGAAGCATATGCTTCGCCTTTTTTCTTATTTGTTTTATTCGCCCCTCCCCTACTCTTGCGGAGGTGTAATCATAATATGGGCTCTATGAGTCCCGGGATCCATCAACCATGCCGCACCGGGTACCACGGGCTTCAGAGGTAATCCTGTAGATTCTCCAGTAGCCCAGGGAATATAAACGACAGAACGATATTTAGTGCCTTCCAGTTCTCCGCTTTCAGCATTGTATTTACCTTCTTTCCCATACACCAATTGAAGGGTGCTTGGCGTTTCCGGCATTTTTAGCGTTCCAGCTTTTGCTTCCTTTTCGCGCGTATCAAAAATCTCTTGTGGATTTTTTCCTTCAGCTCTCAGGGCTCTTCCTCTTGCCATAAAAGGCTCAAGGTTGATATGATAGGAAGCGATATTGAATCCTTCCTGATTGGGATTGTCGGCAACACATACGGTGTTATTACTTCCATCACGTAGTTTCACAACATTGCCTTCGCTATCGTAGCCATAGACCATAGCTCCTGCGCGATCAGCTTCACCAGCGGCCATTACCGCCGTAGCTATTTGTAAATCTTTATTCGGGATAGTAGGAGCCTGTGCACATGCAGCAGCACAGAGCAGGAGAAATACGGTTGAAATTGAAAATATGAGTCGCATAGTGGTGTAAATAGGTTTCATTTGTAGTTCAGAGATAATATACGCAGGATTTGGTTTTTGTCTGATGATTCAAGTCTTTATTTCAAAAACTTCCGATCATCAGATAATCGAATATCACGTTTGAAAACTTCGACCTGCTTAGCCGCTATTTCGCACAAACGTCGGTAACGAGCCTCTTTACTTGCTCCTGCACGTATATAATCGGCATTGTGGGTTTCGAGATTTGATAAGACAACTAATTGGATGAGACTGGCATGATCCCGTATATTCCCTTTGGCATCAGGATTTGCTTCTCTCCATTCTTTCGCGGTCATTCCAAAGATGACCAGATTGATGAGATCCGCCTCATCAGCATAAATGAATTTACCATCTTTTTCAGAGATACGAGGCAGAATGGTATTTTCAATTGCATCTGCTTGCAAGGAGTAATTCACTTTAGAAAGGAAACGGCCTGCATCCCATTCGAGTTTCTGGCGCTGGTACTCATGAGATTTGAGATGTTGGAACTCACGTATTAGCATAAGTTGGAATAAAGGACTTACCCAGGAAGCAAAAGCAAAAGCCAAATCTCTATGTCCAAAAGTGCCGCCATATCGGCCCGCTTTCGCCTCTAATCCTATAGCCCCGGTTTCCTGAATCCAGTTTTTTACCGATATTGTAAATGCATTTCTGCCTGCCTCATTTCTAATCTTCTCGAATTCGAGAAGATTAAAATCTGGATTATTCATACTCTCCCAAAATGAAAGTAATTCAAGGGTATCTCGATTTCGCAACCAATTGTTTATAGCTTGACTGGGATTTCTCCTATCTCTTACCATATCGGTCAAAGAAATATAGTCCTGCTCATCAATCGATTTGACAGAGATCTCTTTTCCATCTATATAAATCTTTTCGCTCATTTACTTTTCTATTTTCCTTATGCCTAGCAATCGATTTATAGGGATGATGCGATAAACTTAAGCTATCCATTGTCTTAGCATCAGGAGTCTTCGCGAGAAAGCTTGAGGAAGCTACTTCTTTCTATATCCCTTCATTGAAATGCATGTAATCTGGTGGGATTCCACCTGATTAGCCATGGCTTTATCCTAAACCCGGAATTTGCATAGCTGGCAATAGTCCTCCATATTCCAGGGCTATTTCCCGATCATGCTTGACTTTTTGGTATGCCTCGGATATAGCCATGTCCATAAAGGCCTTCATATTCGGATATTTGACCAAAAGCAACATATGCGGTTGATCTGTATAATCGCCGATGATGGTTCCTTTTACCTCACCTGCCCATACAACTTCTGCTCCTGCCTTTTTTACTAAAGAGGCAACATTTTTACTATATACCTTATAGGCTTCTTGTCCCGTTTCTTCTCCCCTACCCGTCTTTGCTTTGAACTTGAGAATATTGATCATGGTCACGGGCTCATCCTGGGGATAATCCTTCATGGCTTTCATAAAGGCTTCTTTTGAAGCCACAATTTGATCCTTCAGCAGCATATTTTCTAGAATTTAGCTTTTTAGTAGATGAATTAGGCCTCGTAGCCCTCACAATAGGCTTCCAGCACCAAAGCAATCAAGGAATTTGTGCTTTTGAGCTTTTCCCGATTAGCGATGCTTTCCAAACGCTGGAACAGATCTTTTTTCAGGCGGATGCCGGTGTATTCGATCTTGCGCTCTCTTACGCTTTCCAGGTTTACTGAAAACAACTGTTGCTTATTAGAAGCAGGTTTCTTCCTAAGCTTATTGGCTTTTTTCTGAGGACTTTCCTGAATTTGCTCCTGTATTTCCTCTTCAACTGCCGCTACTTCCTCAATTTTAGGCTCGACAGGCTTTTTCGCCACTTTTTTGGGAGGCGCTGTTTTTTGCTTGGCAACAGTTTTGGGGCGACTACTCTCCTCGCGGGTAATCGGAGGGGCACTATTGAAGAGTGCATCGAGTCCTTTTGCGTGAGATAAATCTTTCTTTGCCATATCTGTAGATATAAGATGTTCTTTTATTCTAAATAATACCTGGGCTATTTTTTACTTTCGGGTACGGCGAGGCCCAATCGCAACATCGTCTCTCTAACAAAAGCGCTATAATCAGCTGCACCATTACTTTTAGGTGCATAATCATATATGCTCATATTGTTCATTTGTGCTTCCATGAGAGATATATTTTCACGGATGAAGGAGGTGTAAACCAACTCCCCCATTCTCCGTTCTGCAATGCTGGCCATATTGCGCATAGCTACCTTATGCGGATTGTAGCGATTGAGCAGGACGCCCAAACACTGGAGGTCAGGATTGATGTGATCCTTTATCCGATTTGCAGCATCCAGCAGGAGTTCCAAACCAGAGGCCGCAAAATATTCTGCATTTAAAGGAACGAGGTAATAGTCACTGGCCGAAAGGGCATTGATGGTCAGGTTGTCGATCTTGGGAGGTGTATCGATAAGGATGATATCGTATTGATCCCGCACCTGATCCAGAATTCGTGTCAAAACCTTCTGCCTTTGATCTACCTGAATCAACTCATGATCGGCTGCTCCGAGGTGTTTGGTGGAAGGCAGCAAATCCACTCCAAGTTCGGTGGGCAAAATTATCCCGGGCACATCGTAGTCCTGATCTTTGGAGATGGCCCAGATGGCTTCATACAAAGTTTTAGAAACGCTATTGAGCATTTCATGATGCCCCATGCTCAAAGTCAAATTTGCCTGGGGGTCCATGTCAACCAATAATACCTTCTGGCCATATTTTGCCAGGCCTGTTCCCAGGGCTATGGTGGTTGTCGTCTTACCGGTCCCTCCTTTTTGAATCGCTATGGAAATGATCATCGAACTCATGCAGCTTGAATGATATTTTTTATTGCATTTGTTAATTATAAATCGCAGAACAAATCCCTACATAGAAAGCATTCATTCTGCCAACGCTCCTGCCATCCATTTTCTCATGCAGCATTTAAGCACTCAAACCTACACATTTGCCCACAAATCTACTCGCACAATCATCAGGCAAATCTACATATTTACCAGCTACATAAATACTCACAGTTTTACATACATATTTTTACAGCATTTCAACACCCATAAATTACCTCATTTATAAATGCAATTAATAGTCAAAAACTACATTCAAAACATCGTAATAAATGCAAACACAACTTGCATCATTAATAACATGCTGAAAAATATGCTTTTATAATGGCATAAAGCATAAAGAACTGCATGCAAGTTAATACATATTTTTATTACTGCAAATTTTATTAAGTTTTTACATGCATTCTATCTACACGAATACATTCACGGCTACATGCTAGTCTTCATAAAGCATGCCACAAACATCTTCTTTCATTTTGCATGCAATTATGCATGCAAAATTTGCCTCCATGATGCATTCTTGATTTCCGCATATAAAAGCTTTTCAAAAAAAACATGGGGAAGAAAGGGAAGAAAAAAAGATACACAGGGCAATCCTGCTTTTTTCTTTCGGTTTTGGTAAAACTTTGAAATACGCCTAAATGGAGTGGAAAACAGGATCAGACATAGCTCCTGAGGGCTCATATAGTTCTTCTAAACAAGAATAGCAGGAGAAACAGATAAATATTCAGCTGAAAGATCACTTTCCTTAGATCAAATTTTCAGGGGGCAAGGCCTGGCGCAGATTTACTCACATAAAAAGCGGGCAAATTTGCTGTATTTTTCTGCATGCAATTTTGCATGCAAAGTATCTGCTTGATTCTTTGAATTCAGCTATATACAGATTTATTTATAAAGAAAGAGTCGAATCCAAAGATCCGACTCCATTCTTTTATATTCACTTTTTAAATTTCCAGCGCTTAGTTATCAAAGGTAAACAGGTCTCCCTGTTTGCCGATAACTTCATAGCTATCTTTTCCATTTCCAGGAACGAGCCTCAATTGGTAGCCCGTTTCTTTGTAGGTCCACTTCATAAAAGCATCCTGTTTGGGAGGAAGTCTATCCGAAAGAAAACTCTGAAACCAAAACTGAGTCTCTTCACTTTCTTTATTCAGGCGACCATTCTCAAAAACTTTTTGTTTTACAAACACATGATCATCTGCCCAGGCTGCGAAGGCCAACCAGTCATCTTCACTTGCGTTTTGTAAAAGCTCTCCTACTTCCGCTCTTCTCACTTCATCAAAACGATCCTGCAATTCTCTGATCAATTCTTCTTCCTCTCTCTTTTTATCACGACTGATCTTTTCCTGTTCTTTCTTTTCTGCGCTTTCCCGATCAAATAAATTTTCCGAAACACCACCTGCTTCCAGTACTTTTTTCAGGTAGCCTCCTACACTGCTTTTGATCTTTCCGGCTTCGTATTGTCTACGTGTGTACTGAATTGCTCGCTGAATTTCTGCAGCTGGTAAGGCTCTCGCAAATTCTTCGGAGAGGGTAGGGGAGAGGCCCATTTCTTTCAGGGCGGTCACCATCTCAGGTTGATCCAATCCGGTTTCGAGTCCGACTCGTTCTGTTTTCTGTTTGTGAATGATAAAACGAATGGCTGTAACTCTCCGTCCTTCCTTTTGCTCCTCAAACTCAAAGCTGATATCACACTTCTTTTGAAGTTCCACCTGGGCTTGGAGAATCACACGTTTTTTGAAATAGTTGTAACTGCGGTATTTCCCAATCAGCCCCAACATCTCTTTGAGCCTTTCCACTTCAATCGTTCTTTCTCCTATCCGTTCAAACTGCTTGAGCAACTCATAGATCCTCACTGAATGAGAACTTTGAAGACTCAAAACATTTCGAATGTCATAAATGGTGAATTGCTCTTTGAGCTGGAGGAGGTAAGGCTTGAGATCAGGATCGAATCGGAGTTCGACCATTCCCTTCCTTTTTTTGTATTCTACCTTACTGACAAACCCTATTTTGGTAAAACCTCCTTCATCCAGAGGAACCCGCATATAGCGTTTGATGAGTTGGTCGGTGATGACATCCAATCTGTGGTAGATATTCTCGGACATTCCACCTCCGGCATCCATAAGTTCGCGAACCCTGACCTTGTAGGTTTTGAAATCGCGATCATCTTTGTGCACCTGGACGACCATAGCAAGGAACAAACGCATCTCAAGCACACTCATCGAGTAGTGGGCATTGATCAGTTTGTTATCTTTGACGACCAGGGACTTGGAGCCCTGTAGCAAAGGATTAGACATTGTTGTTGCCATTTAGCGCTTTGTTCTAAACGAAGGTAGGAATTAAAGCAACAAATCAAAACCAAAGTTGCCAAACACCAAATCCGTTGCCGTTAATCAGGCTAAATTCCTGTAAATGAATTGCTTAAAGCTACATCCTTTCTGTTGCATTTAACATCTTATCTGTTGTTTTTCGCACCAATTCTGTTGCATTTATAGCTGAAATTCCCTGAATTCCTCGTTTAAAGAAAATAATCCCATCCTTTCTGTTGCTTTTGAAAAAAAATCAAAAAAAATTCCCTTCTGAAAGACGCACATTCAATCTGTTGCTTTAATTCCCATCCATTTTGTTGCTTTATAAGAGAAATCAATTGGCATAAGAGGTTTCCCAGGCCTTTTTTGCCAATAGGTAATCTTTATCCATCCAAATTGTTGCGATAGACATCCCTTCTGTTGCGATAACTTTTATATTCTTCAATATTATATCCTGATTATCAGTTAGTTACGAAGACAATTCATCAAACATCTAAGTTGTTGCCCTTAACATCCCTCCTGTTGCTTTAAGACATTTAATCCGTTGTTTTTCACATCCCCCTCGTTGCTTTATACATCCATCATGTTGCTCTTAACATTCATTATGTTGCTTTTAGGTGCTTTAACTAGTTGTTTATCAGTTAATTATGAGGGCCGAAATAATACAAATACTTAAATAGATAAAAGCAACTAAACAGAAGTAGGGGTTTGTATTTTATTCCTTTTTAAGAGATGAAAGACCCAATAATGGGTGTATTTCTGCAAGTTGCTTAGCACATCCTTATTGTTGCTTTTGTGTAAGTGCCTGATTATCAGCAGTATTTATTTTAAATGGCTTCCAATATTCCGCACACCAAAAGTGTTGCTTTAAGTAAAAGGGCTAAGCAACATCCCTTTTGTTGCTTTTGGGAAATCAAGCATAGCTGAACATCCTATTTGTTGTTTTTAAGGAAATGAGGAGAATATTCCCTGGAAGGATAGGGGCTAGAGAGGGCTTGTTGTATCTTTATCCTAAAGAAAGCTCAATGAAAAAACGATTACTCATACTATCAATAGGAATATTTTGTTGCTTTAGTCTTTCCGCTCAGGACTCCATAGATAGTTTTAGGAAGTTGTTTCAGGGGAAACAGGAACTATATGTGAGATTTCCGGAATCAAAGCTGGCAAGTCTGGCTAGAATATCTGATGAGATCTCCCTCGATCACAATCCCCGTAGAGATGGATTTATTTATGCTTATATATATCCTCGCAACATTGAGGTATTGTTAAAGGAGTCCTTGCAGCTTGAGGTCTTGCCTGCTCCTTCAAGCCTGGAAGCTCCCATCATGCGCAATTGGAAGGAGTTGACTTCCCGTTTAAAAACCAATAGTACAGTCTGTAGCATGAACTGGAATTTCTTTCCCACTTATCAGGCCTATGAAAACCTGATGCTGCAATTCCAGACTGATTACCCGGCAATTTGTAAAATAGATACCATCGCCCAGCTCAATAGTGGGAGGCGTTTGCTGGTGGCACATATCGGCGACAATTTGGATGTGGACGAAGATGAACCGGAATTTCTCTACACCTCCAGTATGCATGGAGATGAAACTACGGGTTACAATTTAAGCCTTCATCTGATTGCCTATTTATTATGTAATTATGGCGCTGATCCGGAAATCACGAATCTCCTCAATGAAGTAGATATCTGGATAAATCCTCTGGCGAATCCCAATGGAGC
The nucleotide sequence above comes from Bacteroidia bacterium. Encoded proteins:
- a CDS encoding replication initiation protein, producing the protein MATTMSNPLLQGSKSLVVKDNKLINAHYSMSVLEMRLFLAMVVQVHKDDRDFKTYKVRVRELMDAGGGMSENIYHRLDVITDQLIKRYMRVPLDEGGFTKIGFVSKVEYKKRKGMVELRFDPDLKPYLLQLKEQFTIYDIRNVLSLQSSHSVRIYELLKQFERIGERTIEVERLKEMLGLIGKYRSYNYFKKRVILQAQVELQKKCDISFEFEEQKEGRRVTAIRFIIHKQKTERVGLETGLDQPEMVTALKEMGLSPTLSEEFARALPAAEIQRAIQYTRRQYEAGKIKSSVGGYLKKVLEAGGVSENLFDRESAEKKEQEKISRDKKREEEELIRELQDRFDEVRRAEVGELLQNASEDDWLAFAAWADDHVFVKQKVFENGRLNKESEETQFWFQSFLSDRLPPKQDAFMKWTYKETGYQLRLVPGNGKDSYEVIGKQGDLFTFDN
- a CDS encoding sulfatase, which produces MRYLLLLLIAVAITACHTPASQETADKAPTHSPELAFTPNIVWIVAEDLSPFLPDWGDPTVETPNISRLVAEGVKYTHVFSPSGVCAPSRAAISTGMYPASIGAHHMRTGGNPAYFPKGLTPYEALPDPEVQMHSERLRRAGYYCSNNAKEDLQYKKTPTAWDESSRTAHWKNRKAGQPFFAIFNLGVTHESQIWAKAEDSLWVDEDLNVNVPPYLPDNEVGQTDVRRMYSNIKVMDSQVGKLLAELEAANLMDSTIIFWYSDHGGPLPRMKRLVYDSGIRLPMVIRFPNKFRAGETDEQFVSFIDFKPTIMSLAGIEPGEYLDGKAFLGKYARKEEAQYVHAGGDRFDAKYDMVRAVRDKQYKYIRNYQPEKPMYLPVAYRENMPVMKELLRMRDAGELNEVQALWFKESKAPFEFYDLEKDPHEVNNLAEDPAYADKIKELSDEMDRWMGEIKDRGLIEEHEYLESIWPGQIQPETAAPIIAEENGKISLNSSTAGASIGYQILEAGEEVGERWEVYEEPFELADGKSLLAVAHRIGYKRSEIVEK
- a CDS encoding DoxX family protein, with the protein product MNKIKQFFFSTTEDSPMADLGLLILRVGAGLSLAFGHGLGKIPATEGFIEGVGKMGFAMPALFAWAAALSEFLGGIFIALGFATKPSSVLITITMLVAAFIRHAEDPFGRKEKAILFALIAIYLLLKGAGKYSLDELIYNRMM
- a CDS encoding DUF1330 domain-containing protein, with amino-acid sequence MLLKDQIVASKEAFMKAMKDYPQDEPVTMINILKFKAKTGRGEETGQEAYKVYSKNVASLVKKAGAEVVWAGEVKGTIIGDYTDQPHMLLLVKYPNMKAFMDMAISEAYQKVKHDREIALEYGGLLPAMQIPGLG
- a CDS encoding KilA-N domain-containing protein, producing the protein MSEKIYIDGKEISVKSIDEQDYISLTDMVRDRRNPSQAINNWLRNRDTLELLSFWESMNNPDFNLLEFEKIRNEAGRNAFTISVKNWIQETGAIGLEAKAGRYGGTFGHRDLAFAFASWVSPLFQLMLIREFQHLKSHEYQRQKLEWDAGRFLSKVNYSLQADAIENTILPRISEKDGKFIYADEADLINLVIFGMTAKEWREANPDAKGNIRDHASLIQLVVLSNLETHNADYIRAGASKEARYRRLCEIAAKQVEVFKRDIRLSDDRKFLK
- a CDS encoding AAA family ATPase encodes the protein MSSMIISIAIQKGGTGKTTTTIALGTGLAKYGQKVLLVDMDPQANLTLSMGHHEMLNSVSKTLYEAIWAISKDQDYDVPGIILPTELGVDLLPSTKHLGAADHELIQVDQRQKVLTRILDQVRDQYDIILIDTPPKIDNLTINALSASDYYLVPLNAEYFAASGLELLLDAANRIKDHINPDLQCLGVLLNRYNPHKVAMRNMASIAERRMGELVYTSFIRENISLMEAQMNNMSIYDYAPKSNGAADYSAFVRETMLRLGLAVPESKK